Proteins found in one Pectobacterium atrosepticum genomic segment:
- the mgtE gene encoding magnesium transporter produces the protein MSSVKKLTNLRRRISLLLLENKELVEDIINRQPRITERDDARLNDETASSKKTTLRDKSIFLDQTAEISQLIIDLHAADLADLLESLPQDERLALWRLIPIAKRGRVLIEASDSISDDLIGDMQDKEILRAVRVLDVDEQAQLSRLVPRHLLGRILTSLEPKQRAQLRAAINYDEDCLGHMMDFKLITVRADVTLATVQRYLRYRKKIPNSTDKLFVTDRKNTLIGELSLANILLHSPQALVTDVMDAQPLRFQPEDKVEEAAGAFERYDLISSAVVDSKGKLMGRLTIEDIVDVVNRASDSNLRRSGGLTPSEDVYAPVYKSFRNRWAWLAVNLCTALIASRVIGLFEHTLSHLVALATLMPIVAGIGGNTGNQTITMIVRALALHQLEHGKKSYLLLKELGVALVNGVIWGTIMGVVTFLLYGNPAMGGVMMLAILLNLLLAALMGVAIPLVMMKLGRDPAIGSSVMITAITDTGGFFIFLGLATVFLLP, from the coding sequence ATGTCGAGTGTAAAAAAACTTACCAACCTCCGGCGCCGTATCTCCCTTCTGCTGTTGGAAAACAAAGAACTGGTTGAAGACATTATCAACCGGCAACCGCGTATAACAGAACGCGACGACGCGAGGCTAAACGACGAGACAGCGTCTAGCAAAAAAACGACGCTACGCGACAAGAGTATTTTTCTCGACCAAACTGCAGAAATAAGTCAACTTATCATTGATTTACATGCTGCCGACCTGGCCGATTTGCTGGAATCGTTACCACAGGATGAGCGTCTGGCGCTCTGGCGGCTGATTCCGATAGCGAAACGTGGCCGCGTGTTGATTGAGGCCTCCGACAGCATTTCCGACGATCTGATCGGTGATATGCAGGATAAGGAAATTCTGAGGGCAGTTCGGGTACTGGATGTGGATGAACAGGCTCAACTTTCTCGCCTCGTCCCTCGTCATCTGCTAGGCCGAATACTGACCTCACTTGAGCCGAAGCAACGTGCGCAGCTACGTGCCGCCATTAATTATGATGAAGACTGCCTCGGCCACATGATGGATTTCAAACTCATCACCGTGCGCGCCGACGTCACGCTCGCGACAGTACAGCGCTATCTGCGCTACCGCAAAAAGATTCCCAACTCCACCGACAAACTGTTCGTAACCGATCGTAAAAACACGCTGATCGGTGAGCTGTCGCTGGCCAATATCTTGCTCCACTCGCCTCAGGCTTTAGTGACTGACGTTATGGATGCTCAGCCGTTGAGATTTCAGCCTGAAGATAAAGTCGAAGAAGCCGCCGGGGCTTTTGAACGTTACGATTTAATCTCCAGCGCCGTGGTAGACAGCAAAGGGAAACTCATGGGGCGTCTGACGATTGAAGATATCGTCGACGTTGTGAATCGGGCAAGCGACAGTAACCTGCGACGCTCAGGGGGATTAACGCCTTCTGAAGATGTCTACGCGCCCGTGTATAAATCGTTCCGCAATCGCTGGGCGTGGCTAGCCGTCAACCTTTGTACCGCGCTCATTGCCTCGCGGGTTATCGGCCTGTTTGAGCACACGTTATCCCATTTAGTAGCACTGGCGACGCTTATGCCAATTGTCGCGGGTATCGGTGGGAATACCGGCAACCAAACAATCACCATGATTGTACGCGCACTGGCACTGCATCAGCTTGAACACGGCAAAAAATCGTATCTGCTGCTCAAAGAATTAGGCGTTGCGCTGGTAAACGGGGTGATATGGGGCACGATTATGGGCGTGGTGACCTTCCTGCTCTATGGCAACCCCGCTATGGGTGGCGTGATGATGTTGGCTATTCTGCTGAATTTACTGCTCGCTGCGCTGATGGGGGTCGCCATCCCACTGGTCATGATGAAACTCGGCCGCGACCCAGCCATCGGTTCCAGCGTGATGATTACGGCAATCACCGACACTGGCGGCTTCTTTATCTTCCTTGGGCTGGCAACGGTGTTCCTGTTGCCTTAA
- a CDS encoding MarR family transcriptional regulator, which produces MAETMNDNAYKLDGQLCFALYSANLAMNKLYRRLLSELNLTYPQYLVMLILWERDGLTVSELGERLYLDSATLTPLLKRLQSAGLVVRNRGTEDERQVLIGLTEAGRALQQQARAIPESVFCATECHLEQLQTIKKDLETLRKSLIGNL; this is translated from the coding sequence ATGGCAGAGACGATGAACGACAACGCTTACAAACTGGATGGACAGCTGTGCTTTGCACTGTATTCAGCCAATCTGGCAATGAATAAGCTGTATCGCCGTTTGCTGTCTGAGTTGAATCTGACTTATCCCCAATATTTGGTCATGCTGATACTGTGGGAACGTGATGGGTTGACGGTATCTGAACTGGGTGAGCGGCTGTATCTGGATTCCGCCACGCTAACACCATTGCTCAAGCGGTTGCAAAGCGCAGGGTTAGTGGTGCGTAATCGGGGAACAGAAGATGAACGTCAGGTGCTGATCGGGTTAACCGAAGCTGGACGGGCACTTCAGCAACAGGCGCGAGCGATTCCTGAAAGCGTGTTTTGTGCGACGGAATGTCATCTTGAACAGTTACAGACGATCAAAAAAGATTTAGAGACGCTGCGTAAGAGCCTTATCGGGAATCTTTGA
- a CDS encoding organic hydroperoxide resistance protein, whose amino-acid sequence MSIEKVLYVAHAQATGGRDGRAVSSDNAVDIKLTTPRELGGAGGEGTNPEQLFAAGYSACFLGAMKFVGARDKIAVPADTTVNGSVGIGAIPTGFGIEVELKISLPGLDRAVAEDLVQKAHIVCPYSNATRGNIDVTLTVV is encoded by the coding sequence ATGTCTATTGAAAAAGTATTATACGTTGCTCATGCCCAGGCTACCGGTGGTCGTGATGGTCGTGCGGTGTCTTCCGATAACGCGGTTGATATTAAATTGACAACCCCACGTGAATTGGGCGGCGCAGGCGGTGAGGGAACTAACCCAGAGCAGCTGTTTGCCGCTGGCTATTCTGCCTGTTTCCTCGGTGCGATGAAGTTTGTCGGTGCCCGTGACAAAATCGCTGTACCTGCTGATACCACGGTAAACGGTAGCGTAGGCATCGGTGCCATCCCAACAGGATTTGGTATTGAAGTTGAATTGAAAATTTCCCTGCCAGGCTTGGATCGCGCAGTGGCTGAAGATCTGGTGCAGAAAGCCCATATCGTTTGCCCATATTCTAATGCAACGCGTGGCAACATCGACGTGACCCTGACTGTCGTCTAA
- a CDS encoding galactokinase, producing MSRIDSLRQLTESVFVRLFGYAPHAAIQAPGRVNLIGEHTDYNDGFVLPCAIDYQTVVSAAVRQDGIVRVVAVDYDNQQDEFDLAKAIVPHSEYVWANYIRGTVKFLLARGLPLSGMDMVVSGNVPSGAGLSSSASLEVSIGQTFKELNNLDISQLDVALNGQQAENHFVGCSCGIMDQFISAQGRAGQAMLIDCRSLEGRAVRMLDGVDVLIVNSNVRRGLVDSEYNTRRQQCEAAARHFNVKALRDVSLSQFEAGIEGLDPVAVRRARHVITENRRTLEAADALARQDAHRLFTLMAESHVSMRDDFEITVPPIDTLVDLIQDYVGERGGVRMTGGGFGGCIVALIPSALTDEVKQVIEREYPARTGLQPSIYLCHASDGAGRLN from the coding sequence GGCACCCGGCCGGGTCAATCTGATTGGTGAGCACACCGATTATAACGATGGTTTTGTGTTGCCGTGTGCTATCGATTACCAGACGGTCGTCAGTGCGGCGGTGCGTCAGGATGGCATCGTGCGGGTAGTGGCAGTGGATTATGACAACCAGCAGGATGAGTTTGATCTTGCCAAAGCGATCGTGCCTCATTCTGAATACGTCTGGGCAAACTATATCCGTGGAACCGTGAAGTTTTTGCTGGCGCGCGGTCTACCCCTTAGCGGCATGGATATGGTTGTCTCCGGTAACGTGCCTTCCGGCGCTGGACTGAGTTCATCGGCTTCGCTGGAAGTGTCGATCGGGCAAACGTTTAAAGAACTGAATAACTTGGACATTAGCCAGTTGGACGTGGCGTTAAACGGCCAGCAGGCGGAAAACCATTTTGTCGGCTGTAGCTGCGGCATTATGGATCAGTTTATTTCCGCTCAGGGACGCGCGGGTCAGGCGATGTTGATCGACTGTCGCTCTCTGGAGGGACGTGCTGTGCGTATGCTTGACGGTGTCGACGTCCTCATCGTGAATTCCAATGTGCGCCGTGGATTGGTGGATAGCGAATACAACACGCGCCGCCAGCAGTGTGAAGCGGCTGCGCGTCACTTTAACGTCAAGGCGCTGCGTGATGTATCACTGTCGCAGTTTGAGGCGGGAATCGAGGGGCTGGATCCGGTAGCCGTTCGCCGTGCGCGACATGTTATTACCGAGAATCGCCGCACGCTGGAAGCAGCCGATGCGCTGGCTCGTCAGGATGCTCACCGCTTATTTACGCTGATGGCGGAATCGCATGTCTCCATGCGTGATGATTTTGAAATTACCGTGCCGCCGATCGATACGTTAGTGGATCTGATTCAGGATTATGTTGGAGAACGGGGCGGCGTGCGCATGACCGGCGGTGGTTTCGGTGGTTGTATTGTTGCCCTGATTCCTTCGGCGTTAACCGACGAAGTCAAACAGGTGATCGAGCGTGAATATCCGGCGCGTACCGGGCTTCAGCCGTCAATCTACCTGTGCCACGCATCAGACGGTGCTGGTCGCTTGAATTAA